In the genome of Carassius auratus strain Wakin unplaced genomic scaffold, ASM336829v1 scaf_tig00215121, whole genome shotgun sequence, one region contains:
- the LOC113093749 gene encoding transcription factor E2-alpha-like isoform X4, with product MNEPHQRMATVGTDKELSDLLDFSAMFAPPVANGKNRPTTLASSQFSGSGMEERSSPWAAGEQNSPSFNQNYGEGSHYNEHDGLSSPFLGTGVSGKNERGPYSSFGGQPGFLPSDIAMPSSDAMSPSGLKPGSQFYQSYPSNPRRRPSDGSMEPQPKKIRKPPGLPSSVYAATSGDDYIRDGAAYPGSKPGSVYPGSFYMQEGLHSSSDPWAPSGSIGQSGYTAMMGNSPHISQPGTFSAINPQDRMNYPLHGADVNGFHSGSAAYSHTSAMNGSDSILASRGSVTSSSGDEIGKALASIYPSDHNSNNFSTPSTPVGSPQGIAGAAQWPRASGQAALSPNYEGGLHALNKMEDRLEEAIHVLRSHAVGQSPGIPRAHADVHGLLGAVSTSSGSIGGLPQAYSNPGLPLSNRHPAMAGSHQDDRACLPPSSTLLQSTHASDTPQPGGAPEGFSSLPGGLAPATHPSNKSDIKSEDKEDDENSSVADKSEEEKKESKPSRTRTRKEVFTHQVLSGLSDQGEDLDNEDDEDLPPELKVEREKERRVANNARERLRVRDINEAFKELGRMCQLHLSNDKPQTKLLILHQAVNVILNLEQQVRERNLNPKAACLKRREEEKVSGVVGDTQMQLSGPHPGLGGDGRM from the exons ATGAACGAGCCTCACCAGAGAATGGCTACAGTGGGAACAGATAAAGAACTCAGTGACCTGTTGGATTTCAGTGCG ATGTTTGCACCCCCTGTGGCTAATGGGAAGAACAGACCAACCACACTTGCTAGCAGTCAATTTAGTGGTTCAG GTATGGAAGAGCGTAGTAGTCCCTGGGCTGCTGGAGAGCAGAACAGTCCCTCTTTTAACCAG AACTATGGAGAAGGCTCACACTACAATGAACACGATGGACTATCTTCCCCATTCCTTGGCACAGGAGTTAGTG GAAAGAATGAAAGGGGGCCTTACTCTTCCTTTGGGGGCCAG CCTGGGTTCCTGCCCTCAGACATCGCCATGCCTTCTTCAGATGCCATGTCTCCATCCGGACTGAAGCCCGGCTCACAGTTTTATCAGTCATACCCCAGCAACCCCCGGAGACGCCCCTCAGATGGAAGCATGG AACCCCAACCAAAAAAGATCAGGAAGCCACCAGGACTGCCATCATCA GTTTATGCCGCCACCTCTGGTGATGACTATATCCGAGATGGTGCTGCCTACCCAGGCTCCAAACCTGGTTCTGTGTACCCAGGATCTTTTTACATGCAAG AGGGCCTACACTCGTCTTCGGACCCCTGGGCCCCCTCTGGATCCATAGGCCAATCGGGATACACGGCTATGATGGGGAATTCGCCACACATCAGTCAGCCAGGCACATTCTCTGCAATAAACCCACAAGACAGAATG AACTATCCCTTGCACGGAGCGGACGTGAATGGTTTCCATTCGGGCTCCGCAGCCTATAGCCACACATCCGCCATGAATGGATCCGACAGCATTTTGG CAAGCAGAGGTTCAGTCACAAGCAGCTCAGGCGATGAGATCGGAAAAGCTCTTGCTTCG ATCTATCCTTCGGACCACAACAGCAACAACTTCTCCACTCCTTCCACTCCTGTGGGCTCCCCTCAGGGCATTGCAG GTGCAGCACAGTGGCCGAGAGCTTCTGGTCAGGCTGCGCTCTCTCCTAACTATGAGGGAGGACTACATGCACTG AACAAAATGGAAGACCGGCTGGAGGAGGCCATCCATGTGCTGCGAAGTCATGCGGTGGGTCAGTCCCCGGGAATTCCCCGAGCCCATGCTGACGTGCACGGCCTACTGGGTGCCGTCTCCACATCCAGTGGATCTATCGGGGGTCTCCCTCAGGCCTACTCCAACCCAGGACTACCCCTGAGCAACAGACACCCTGCCATG GCTGGAAGCCATCAAGATGACCGTGCCTGCCTTCCTCCCAGCAGCACCCTGTTGCAGTCCACTCATGCTTCAGACACCCCACAGCCTGGAGGAGCACCAGAGGGTTTTAGCA GTTTGCCCGGAGGCTTGGCCCCCGCCACGCATCCCTCAAACAAATCTGACATTAAGAGTGAAGACAAGGAAGACGATGAGAACTCCTCTGTGGCCGATAAGTCTGAAGAAGAGAAGAAGGAAAGTAAACCATCTCGCACCAGAACAAG AAAGGAGGTGTTTACCCATCAAGTCCTTTCAGGTCTATCAGACCAGGGAGAAGA TCTAGACAATGAAGACGATGAGGATTTGCCGCCAGAGTTAAAGGTGGAGCGGGAGAAAGAGCGGCGAGTGGCCAACAACGCACGAGAGCGACTGCGCGTGCGTGACATCAACGAGGCCTTTAAAGAGTTGGGCCGCATGTGCCAGCTGCACCTGAGCAACGATAAACCCCAGACCAAACTGCTCATCCTGCACCAGGCCGTCAACGTGATCCTAAACCTGGAGCAACAAGTCCGTG AACGCAACCTGAACCCAAAAGCGGCATGTCTGAAGCGACGTGAAGAGGAGAAAGTGTCCGGGGTGGTAGGAGACACTCAAATGCAGCTGTCCGGACCGCATCCAGGACTGGGAGGAGATGGGCGCATGTGA
- the LOC113093749 gene encoding transcription factor E2-alpha-like isoform X7: MNEPHQRMATVGTDKELSDLLDFSAMFAPPVANGKNRPTTLASSQFSGSGMEERSSPWAAGEQNSPSFNQNYGEGSHYNEHDGLSSPFLGTGVSGKNERGPYSSFGGQPGFLPSDIAMPSSDAMSPSGLKPGSQFYQSYPSNPRRRPSDGSMEPQPKKIRKPPGLPSSVYAATSGDDYIRDGAAYPGSKPGSVYPGSFYMQEGLHSSSDPWAPSGSIGQSGYTAMMGNSPHISQPGTFSAINPQDRMNYPLHGADVNGFHSGSAAYSHTSAMNGSDSILASRGSVTSSSGDEIGKALASIYPSDHNSNNFSTPSTPVGSPQGIAGAAQWPRASGQAALSPNYEGGLHALQNKMEDRLEEAIHVLRSHAVGQSPGIPRAHADVHGLLGAVSTSSGSIGGLPQAYSNPGLPLSNRHPAMAGSHQDDRACLPPSSTLLQSTHASDTPQPGGAPEGFSSLPGGLAPATHPSNKSDIKSEDKEDDENSSVADKSEEEKKESKPSRTRTSLDNEDDEDLPPELKVEREKERRVANNARERLRVRDINEAFKELGRMCQLHLSNDKPQTKLLILHQAVNVILNLEQQVRERNLNPKAACLKRREEEKVSGVVGDTQMQLSGPHPGLGGDGRM; the protein is encoded by the exons ATGAACGAGCCTCACCAGAGAATGGCTACAGTGGGAACAGATAAAGAACTCAGTGACCTGTTGGATTTCAGTGCG ATGTTTGCACCCCCTGTGGCTAATGGGAAGAACAGACCAACCACACTTGCTAGCAGTCAATTTAGTGGTTCAG GTATGGAAGAGCGTAGTAGTCCCTGGGCTGCTGGAGAGCAGAACAGTCCCTCTTTTAACCAG AACTATGGAGAAGGCTCACACTACAATGAACACGATGGACTATCTTCCCCATTCCTTGGCACAGGAGTTAGTG GAAAGAATGAAAGGGGGCCTTACTCTTCCTTTGGGGGCCAG CCTGGGTTCCTGCCCTCAGACATCGCCATGCCTTCTTCAGATGCCATGTCTCCATCCGGACTGAAGCCCGGCTCACAGTTTTATCAGTCATACCCCAGCAACCCCCGGAGACGCCCCTCAGATGGAAGCATGG AACCCCAACCAAAAAAGATCAGGAAGCCACCAGGACTGCCATCATCA GTTTATGCCGCCACCTCTGGTGATGACTATATCCGAGATGGTGCTGCCTACCCAGGCTCCAAACCTGGTTCTGTGTACCCAGGATCTTTTTACATGCAAG AGGGCCTACACTCGTCTTCGGACCCCTGGGCCCCCTCTGGATCCATAGGCCAATCGGGATACACGGCTATGATGGGGAATTCGCCACACATCAGTCAGCCAGGCACATTCTCTGCAATAAACCCACAAGACAGAATG AACTATCCCTTGCACGGAGCGGACGTGAATGGTTTCCATTCGGGCTCCGCAGCCTATAGCCACACATCCGCCATGAATGGATCCGACAGCATTTTGG CAAGCAGAGGTTCAGTCACAAGCAGCTCAGGCGATGAGATCGGAAAAGCTCTTGCTTCG ATCTATCCTTCGGACCACAACAGCAACAACTTCTCCACTCCTTCCACTCCTGTGGGCTCCCCTCAGGGCATTGCAG GTGCAGCACAGTGGCCGAGAGCTTCTGGTCAGGCTGCGCTCTCTCCTAACTATGAGGGAGGACTACATGCACTG CAGAACAAAATGGAAGACCGGCTGGAGGAGGCCATCCATGTGCTGCGAAGTCATGCGGTGGGTCAGTCCCCGGGAATTCCCCGAGCCCATGCTGACGTGCACGGCCTACTGGGTGCCGTCTCCACATCCAGTGGATCTATCGGGGGTCTCCCTCAGGCCTACTCCAACCCAGGACTACCCCTGAGCAACAGACACCCTGCCATG GCTGGAAGCCATCAAGATGACCGTGCCTGCCTTCCTCCCAGCAGCACCCTGTTGCAGTCCACTCATGCTTCAGACACCCCACAGCCTGGAGGAGCACCAGAGGGTTTTAGCA GTTTGCCCGGAGGCTTGGCCCCCGCCACGCATCCCTCAAACAAATCTGACATTAAGAGTGAAGACAAGGAAGACGATGAGAACTCCTCTGTGGCCGATAAGTCTGAAGAAGAGAAGAAGGAAAGTAAACCATCTCGCACCAGAACAAG TCTAGACAATGAAGACGATGAGGATTTGCCGCCAGAGTTAAAGGTGGAGCGGGAGAAAGAGCGGCGAGTGGCCAACAACGCACGAGAGCGACTGCGCGTGCGTGACATCAACGAGGCCTTTAAAGAGTTGGGCCGCATGTGCCAGCTGCACCTGAGCAACGATAAACCCCAGACCAAACTGCTCATCCTGCACCAGGCCGTCAACGTGATCCTAAACCTGGAGCAACAAGTCCGTG AACGCAACCTGAACCCAAAAGCGGCATGTCTGAAGCGACGTGAAGAGGAGAAAGTGTCCGGGGTGGTAGGAGACACTCAAATGCAGCTGTCCGGACCGCATCCAGGACTGGGAGGAGATGGGCGCATGTGA
- the LOC113093749 gene encoding transcription factor E2-alpha-like isoform X1: MNEPHQRMATVGTDKELSDLLDFSAMFAPPVANGKNRPTTLASSQFSGSGMEERSSPWAAGEQNSPSFNQNYGEGSHYNEHDGLSSPFLGTGVSGKNERGPYSSFGGQPGFLPSDIAMPSSDAMSPSGLKPGSQFYQSYPSNPRRRPSDGSMEPQPKKIRKPPGLPSSVYAATSGDDYIRDGAAYPGSKPGSVYPGSFYMQEGLHSSSDPWAPSGSIGQSGYTAMMGNSPHISQPGTFSAINPQDRMNYPLHGADVNGFHSGSAAYSHTSAMNGSDSILASRGSVTSSSGDEIGKALASIYPSDHNSNNFSTPSTPVGSPQGIAAGAAQWPRASGQAALSPNYEGGLHALQNKMEDRLEEAIHVLRSHAVGQSPGIPRAHADVHGLLGAVSTSSGSIGGLPQAYSNPGLPLSNRHPAMAGSHQDDRACLPPSSTLLQSTHASDTPQPGGAPEGFSSLPGGLAPATHPSNKSDIKSEDKEDDENSSVADKSEEEKKESKPSRTRTRKEVFTHQVLSGLSDQGEDLDNEDDEDLPPELKVEREKERRVANNARERLRVRDINEAFKELGRMCQLHLSNDKPQTKLLILHQAVNVILNLEQQVRERNLNPKAACLKRREEEKVSGVVGDTQMQLSGPHPGLGGDGRM; encoded by the exons ATGAACGAGCCTCACCAGAGAATGGCTACAGTGGGAACAGATAAAGAACTCAGTGACCTGTTGGATTTCAGTGCG ATGTTTGCACCCCCTGTGGCTAATGGGAAGAACAGACCAACCACACTTGCTAGCAGTCAATTTAGTGGTTCAG GTATGGAAGAGCGTAGTAGTCCCTGGGCTGCTGGAGAGCAGAACAGTCCCTCTTTTAACCAG AACTATGGAGAAGGCTCACACTACAATGAACACGATGGACTATCTTCCCCATTCCTTGGCACAGGAGTTAGTG GAAAGAATGAAAGGGGGCCTTACTCTTCCTTTGGGGGCCAG CCTGGGTTCCTGCCCTCAGACATCGCCATGCCTTCTTCAGATGCCATGTCTCCATCCGGACTGAAGCCCGGCTCACAGTTTTATCAGTCATACCCCAGCAACCCCCGGAGACGCCCCTCAGATGGAAGCATGG AACCCCAACCAAAAAAGATCAGGAAGCCACCAGGACTGCCATCATCA GTTTATGCCGCCACCTCTGGTGATGACTATATCCGAGATGGTGCTGCCTACCCAGGCTCCAAACCTGGTTCTGTGTACCCAGGATCTTTTTACATGCAAG AGGGCCTACACTCGTCTTCGGACCCCTGGGCCCCCTCTGGATCCATAGGCCAATCGGGATACACGGCTATGATGGGGAATTCGCCACACATCAGTCAGCCAGGCACATTCTCTGCAATAAACCCACAAGACAGAATG AACTATCCCTTGCACGGAGCGGACGTGAATGGTTTCCATTCGGGCTCCGCAGCCTATAGCCACACATCCGCCATGAATGGATCCGACAGCATTTTGG CAAGCAGAGGTTCAGTCACAAGCAGCTCAGGCGATGAGATCGGAAAAGCTCTTGCTTCG ATCTATCCTTCGGACCACAACAGCAACAACTTCTCCACTCCTTCCACTCCTGTGGGCTCCCCTCAGGGCATTGCAG CAGGTGCAGCACAGTGGCCGAGAGCTTCTGGTCAGGCTGCGCTCTCTCCTAACTATGAGGGAGGACTACATGCACTG CAGAACAAAATGGAAGACCGGCTGGAGGAGGCCATCCATGTGCTGCGAAGTCATGCGGTGGGTCAGTCCCCGGGAATTCCCCGAGCCCATGCTGACGTGCACGGCCTACTGGGTGCCGTCTCCACATCCAGTGGATCTATCGGGGGTCTCCCTCAGGCCTACTCCAACCCAGGACTACCCCTGAGCAACAGACACCCTGCCATG GCTGGAAGCCATCAAGATGACCGTGCCTGCCTTCCTCCCAGCAGCACCCTGTTGCAGTCCACTCATGCTTCAGACACCCCACAGCCTGGAGGAGCACCAGAGGGTTTTAGCA GTTTGCCCGGAGGCTTGGCCCCCGCCACGCATCCCTCAAACAAATCTGACATTAAGAGTGAAGACAAGGAAGACGATGAGAACTCCTCTGTGGCCGATAAGTCTGAAGAAGAGAAGAAGGAAAGTAAACCATCTCGCACCAGAACAAG AAAGGAGGTGTTTACCCATCAAGTCCTTTCAGGTCTATCAGACCAGGGAGAAGA TCTAGACAATGAAGACGATGAGGATTTGCCGCCAGAGTTAAAGGTGGAGCGGGAGAAAGAGCGGCGAGTGGCCAACAACGCACGAGAGCGACTGCGCGTGCGTGACATCAACGAGGCCTTTAAAGAGTTGGGCCGCATGTGCCAGCTGCACCTGAGCAACGATAAACCCCAGACCAAACTGCTCATCCTGCACCAGGCCGTCAACGTGATCCTAAACCTGGAGCAACAAGTCCGTG AACGCAACCTGAACCCAAAAGCGGCATGTCTGAAGCGACGTGAAGAGGAGAAAGTGTCCGGGGTGGTAGGAGACACTCAAATGCAGCTGTCCGGACCGCATCCAGGACTGGGAGGAGATGGGCGCATGTGA